A DNA window from Luteibaculum oceani contains the following coding sequences:
- a CDS encoding GEVED domain-containing protein, translating into MHNYILNLITFLIILFLVMTGLNSSGQSYCGISFSSTSDYITQVKFGTGSAPNGWTNNSGGQSANGYGNFSNNIAYRATVEPGKSYPMEVRVSGTGTQYVRVFVDWDGNGTFEYSSYFGSQSSGYVFSGNIVVPGNATNKITRIRVVDEYNEDPTACQSDTWGEAEDYSIEICDGTTMSFKSLSVNQNNTAAAPKGSNRAEIIGFNINVAGCDTKVKVKSAKFGQGDSDNITADATNARLYYTGSSNTFATTNQVGGTTAPGASFTISGIDNNLSGLTDGDNWFWLTYDIPNNANIDNYVDGELLSLTLDTLNASGIIYNVPNGDPNGKRLIVNSYCTPANPANAAGAHIQKVEIGTLSNSNTGNSIYRSFVPTVNPFDFCVGNEYDLKVNWYTDVNYIDGSVPFFVHAYFDWNRDGDFNDADEHYLVGNEMTRQYLIDGVKSGTFTAKITPPQSAKGGASVMRVSVSRDMGAYPCTGSVDGETEDYGYNLNKAGNLINTDPIVCTTGTVQFNVSNTNNQPYTVQYATDRENFTDLYQNISSASFTTQLIDTTTSFRIVNAKTECPNGLKSSDIIDIMYAGINRIESDKSQLCADDTAKLKAVYEYNAESFTATFGATNSTVRGMQVTEFPLDVSGLPANVKLNEVMLDSICITGGVNVGAAQLYYYLYAPNVNDQKRVLLSGGNGLNNVGATNKFCFTTEATRSVVGETASLSGEYKSQEPLSRLNGYNPNGTWKLMVFIDFIDGNGSVEEFSLHFGVNDGVNWSPNSAISSTTDDAPEAYPTSSTTYIASLSNKYCMALDSLPLAVLGNTAITASITDQTPTGSVCAGSSIRFDAALSDNIANPPVQWYINDQPVTGETGMNFTTNTLSDGDEVKFEFNLVTACGTYYSTDSVIVEIDDFLTPSLTLNSGSPMPICQGATVNFTADDKDFGPNPNFEWFLNGTSVQNQGKTYSGNGLNNGDVVVVKVNANYACVSVNELSDTIVVTTTTELDPNLEMTSDVNPELSCIGKEITFTVDTAFNNSGGKGSVSWFHNGKPINVTTLSTSTDTFSVGNHVIRAEYNVNSSCTKSTFVTDQVSFLVGSDVEPEITITSDRTKICDGDSIHFLVTNIKHGGSAPEIQWFLNSDPISGETGMTYSGANFNNQDEVNARLISSIECISFEQTFSGPIEVKVSELTPTAINIRSDFEQTPFCKGESILIEVDLLEGGGVEPNIEWFLNDLSIRKRKFTKIALDSLKNGDKVYAKLHPNSVCPTPVIPTSDTLTFSVLDLPFVDFQPVVSGADVQFIPSDTNFTAYAWQFGNGQSSQQVKPSMQYEESGEYEVCLSVEDTNGCVNVRCKMVSYSVPVGLNEHKGYAMSLFPNPVKEKVFITHNLTSVKSIKVMSQDGKLVSTNYVESDGRITVPMNDVVSGVYLIQVYHDNGVLSSKFTKL; encoded by the coding sequence ATGCACAACTATATTTTAAACCTTATCACTTTCCTAATTATCCTGTTTTTGGTAATGACAGGATTGAACAGTTCTGGTCAGAGTTATTGCGGGATTTCCTTTAGCTCAACTTCAGATTACATTACCCAGGTGAAGTTTGGAACTGGTTCCGCACCCAATGGCTGGACCAATAACTCAGGAGGTCAAAGTGCAAATGGATACGGGAATTTTTCAAACAATATTGCATACCGTGCTACCGTAGAACCGGGGAAATCATACCCTATGGAAGTAAGGGTTAGTGGTACAGGAACTCAATATGTAAGAGTTTTTGTGGACTGGGATGGAAATGGAACCTTTGAGTATTCTTCTTATTTCGGAAGTCAATCGTCAGGCTACGTTTTTAGTGGGAATATTGTTGTTCCTGGAAATGCTACCAATAAAATAACTAGAATTAGAGTGGTAGATGAGTATAACGAAGATCCTACCGCCTGTCAATCTGATACCTGGGGAGAGGCCGAAGATTACTCCATTGAAATTTGTGATGGAACCACCATGTCTTTTAAAAGTCTTTCTGTAAATCAAAACAATACGGCAGCGGCGCCAAAGGGTTCGAATAGAGCTGAAATTATTGGTTTTAACATTAATGTAGCAGGCTGTGATACAAAGGTTAAAGTGAAATCCGCAAAATTTGGGCAGGGTGATTCTGACAATATAACTGCTGATGCAACCAATGCAAGACTATACTATACTGGAAGTTCTAACACTTTTGCAACTACGAACCAGGTAGGAGGTACAACAGCTCCCGGAGCATCCTTTACCATTTCAGGTATTGACAACAATCTTAGTGGGCTTACAGATGGGGATAACTGGTTTTGGCTTACCTACGATATTCCAAATAATGCCAATATTGATAATTATGTAGATGGTGAGCTCCTTTCGTTAACACTAGACACTCTTAATGCTTCAGGTATAATCTATAATGTACCTAACGGGGACCCTAACGGAAAGCGTTTGATTGTAAATTCCTATTGCACTCCTGCAAACCCTGCAAACGCGGCTGGCGCTCATATTCAGAAGGTAGAAATAGGTACTCTATCTAACTCCAATACGGGAAATTCTATTTATAGATCTTTTGTTCCAACAGTAAACCCTTTTGATTTTTGTGTAGGTAATGAATATGACTTAAAGGTCAATTGGTATACCGATGTAAATTATATAGATGGTTCCGTTCCATTTTTTGTGCATGCTTATTTCGATTGGAATAGAGATGGAGATTTTAACGATGCGGATGAACATTACCTTGTTGGGAATGAGATGACCAGACAATACCTAATAGATGGGGTTAAATCTGGAACCTTTACCGCCAAGATAACACCTCCACAAAGTGCAAAAGGAGGAGCGTCTGTTATGCGTGTTTCCGTATCAAGAGATATGGGTGCTTATCCTTGTACCGGTTCCGTAGATGGTGAAACAGAAGATTATGGCTATAATTTAAATAAGGCAGGTAACCTTATTAACACGGATCCAATTGTTTGCACAACTGGCACGGTTCAATTCAATGTGTCAAATACCAATAATCAACCTTATACGGTTCAGTATGCCACCGATAGAGAAAATTTCACGGATCTTTATCAGAATATTTCTTCAGCTTCTTTTACAACGCAATTAATTGATACTACCACAAGCTTTAGAATAGTTAATGCAAAGACCGAATGCCCTAATGGACTAAAGTCATCTGATATTATTGACATCATGTATGCTGGGATTAATCGAATTGAGTCTGATAAATCGCAATTATGTGCCGACGATACCGCTAAATTAAAGGCTGTTTACGAATACAATGCAGAGTCTTTTACCGCAACCTTCGGTGCTACAAATTCAACCGTTAGGGGCATGCAGGTTACTGAGTTCCCCCTTGATGTTTCTGGCTTACCTGCTAATGTAAAGTTAAATGAGGTGATGTTAGATTCGATATGTATTACTGGCGGAGTGAACGTGGGCGCTGCTCAATTATATTATTACCTCTATGCTCCAAATGTTAACGATCAGAAAAGAGTGTTGTTAAGTGGAGGGAATGGATTAAACAATGTTGGAGCTACCAATAAGTTTTGCTTTACTACCGAAGCAACAAGATCGGTTGTTGGAGAAACAGCAAGTTTGTCGGGAGAATATAAATCACAGGAACCTCTTTCAAGGTTAAACGGATATAACCCCAATGGGACATGGAAGCTTATGGTTTTCATAGATTTCATTGACGGAAATGGATCCGTAGAGGAATTCTCTTTGCATTTTGGGGTAAATGATGGTGTGAATTGGAGTCCGAATTCGGCTATTTCTAGCACTACGGACGATGCGCCTGAAGCCTATCCAACAAGTAGTACTACGTATATAGCAAGTCTTAGCAACAAGTATTGCATGGCCCTCGATTCTCTTCCTTTGGCAGTTCTTGGGAATACGGCAATAACTGCTTCTATTACCGATCAAACTCCAACAGGAAGTGTTTGTGCTGGAAGTTCTATTAGGTTTGATGCGGCATTATCTGATAACATAGCTAATCCACCAGTGCAATGGTATATAAACGATCAACCTGTGACAGGAGAAACTGGGATGAATTTCACCACAAATACCCTATCAGATGGAGATGAGGTGAAATTCGAATTCAATCTAGTTACAGCTTGTGGCACGTATTACAGCACTGATTCCGTGATTGTTGAAATCGATGATTTTTTAACCCCAAGCTTAACTTTAAACTCCGGTTCTCCAATGCCTATTTGCCAGGGAGCAACCGTAAACTTTACTGCGGACGATAAGGATTTTGGTCCCAATCCAAATTTTGAGTGGTTTCTTAACGGTACCAGTGTTCAAAATCAAGGTAAAACATATTCAGGAAATGGTTTGAATAATGGAGATGTAGTTGTTGTTAAGGTTAACGCTAACTATGCATGTGTGTCTGTAAACGAATTGTCAGATACCATTGTAGTTACCACCACAACCGAACTGGATCCTAATTTGGAAATGACCTCGGATGTTAATCCAGAATTATCCTGTATTGGTAAAGAAATAACGTTTACCGTAGATACCGCGTTTAATAATTCCGGAGGAAAAGGGAGTGTTTCGTGGTTTCACAACGGGAAACCAATAAATGTAACCACCTTGTCTACCTCTACGGATACTTTTTCGGTAGGAAACCATGTGATTAGAGCAGAATACAATGTGAATAGTAGTTGCACCAAATCGACTTTTGTAACAGACCAGGTATCTTTTTTAGTCGGATCTGATGTTGAGCCGGAAATTACTATTACTTCAGATCGAACTAAGATTTGTGATGGAGATAGCATCCATTTTCTGGTAACTAATATCAAACACGGTGGCAGCGCTCCCGAAATTCAATGGTTCCTTAATAGTGATCCCATTAGCGGGGAAACCGGAATGACATACAGTGGTGCTAATTTCAATAATCAGGACGAGGTAAATGCTAGGTTAATCTCTAGCATAGAGTGTATTTCTTTTGAACAAACCTTTAGTGGTCCTATAGAAGTAAAGGTCTCTGAGTTGACTCCGACGGCTATAAATATTCGTTCAGATTTTGAGCAAACACCATTCTGTAAAGGAGAAAGTATACTTATCGAAGTAGATTTATTAGAAGGTGGAGGAGTAGAACCGAATATTGAGTGGTTCCTAAATGATTTAAGTATCCGCAAGAGAAAATTCACCAAAATAGCCTTAGATTCTCTTAAAAATGGAGATAAGGTCTACGCTAAGCTGCATCCTAATTCGGTATGTCCAACACCTGTAATCCCAACGAGTGATACATTAACTTTTTCTGTATTGGATTTACCATTTGTAGATTTCCAGCCAGTTGTATCGGGTGCAGATGTGCAGTTTATACCCAGTGACACTAATTTTACTGCTTACGCATGGCAATTTGGAAATGGTCAATCTTCGCAGCAAGTTAAACCATCTATGCAGTACGAAGAGTCTGGTGAATACGAAGTTTGTTTATCGGTTGAAGACACCAATGGTTGTGTAAATGTTAGATGTAAAATGGTTAGTTACTCGGTGCCTGTGGGACTCAATGAGCATAAAGGTTACGCAATGAGCCTATTTCCTAATCCAGTAAAAGAAAAGGTTTTCATTACTCACAACTTAACTTCGGTTAAGTCTATTAAAGTTATGAGCCAGGATGGTAAGCTTGTTAGCACTAACTACGTAGAATCCGACGGGAGAATTACAGTACCTATGAACGATGTTGTAAGCGGGGTTTATTTAATTCAAGTATACCACGACAATGGAGTGTTAAGTTCTAAGTTCACCAAATTATAG
- a CDS encoding bifunctional alpha/beta hydrolase/OsmC family protein — protein sequence MKTQRIKFKNRKGVELAALLDLPEFSATENFVLFAHCFTCGKNLKAIQYLSEALCDKGFGVFRFDFTGLGQSEGEFTQAGFTSDISDLIDAAFYLKTNRKAPSIILGHSLGGAAVIHAAKEIEGLKAIAVIGAPYDPEHVTNLFSGDIEKIQSEGKAEVNIGGRSFEISRQFVNDLKQEDSGKILKDLKLPFLILHSPNDKIVGIENARKYFEKAWHPKSFVSLDNSDHLLSTKADAQYAGLVIAAWANRYVEKAEKEDVTVSGNASAINRYKDLETLVGIGDHRIVTDEPERVGGNNFGPAPHELIAAALASCTAMTLNLYAKRKGWVYSSVKVDVTHESKKDENGNKYDLFSRHINVDSGLDFDQKQRLLEIANKCPVHKTLESVSKIDTQINSKY from the coding sequence GTGAAAACCCAACGCATAAAATTTAAAAATAGAAAAGGGGTAGAACTTGCAGCCCTATTGGATTTACCAGAATTTTCAGCCACCGAAAATTTTGTCTTGTTTGCGCATTGTTTTACCTGTGGTAAAAATTTAAAAGCAATTCAGTATTTAAGTGAAGCGTTATGCGATAAGGGTTTTGGAGTTTTTCGTTTTGATTTTACAGGATTAGGCCAAAGTGAAGGCGAATTTACTCAAGCCGGGTTCACCTCTGATATATCCGATTTAATTGACGCTGCATTCTACCTTAAAACGAATAGAAAAGCCCCAAGCATTATACTCGGACACTCCCTAGGTGGAGCTGCGGTTATTCACGCCGCCAAAGAAATAGAGGGCCTAAAGGCAATAGCTGTTATTGGAGCTCCATACGATCCCGAACACGTTACAAACCTTTTTTCTGGGGATATCGAAAAAATCCAATCCGAGGGTAAAGCTGAAGTGAATATAGGTGGGAGATCTTTCGAAATTTCTAGGCAATTTGTAAACGATTTAAAGCAGGAAGACAGTGGTAAGATTCTTAAAGACTTAAAACTTCCTTTTTTAATTCTCCATTCACCAAATGACAAAATTGTGGGTATAGAAAACGCCCGTAAATACTTCGAAAAAGCATGGCATCCAAAATCATTTGTTTCTTTAGATAATTCGGACCATTTACTGAGTACTAAAGCAGACGCACAGTACGCTGGTTTGGTAATAGCTGCTTGGGCCAATCGCTACGTAGAAAAGGCTGAAAAGGAAGATGTTACAGTAAGCGGAAATGCGAGTGCTATAAACAGATACAAGGATTTAGAAACCCTTGTAGGAATAGGTGATCATCGCATTGTAACCGACGAGCCAGAAAGGGTTGGAGGAAATAATTTTGGACCGGCTCCCCACGAGTTAATAGCCGCGGCTCTTGCTTCTTGTACAGCCATGACTTTAAACCTTTACGCCAAAAGAAAAGGGTGGGTGTATAGTTCGGTTAAGGTGGATGTAACCCATGAAAGTAAAAAGGACGAAAATGGCAATAAATACGACCTTTTCAGCAGGCATATTAATGTTGATTCCGGGTTGGATTTTGACCAAAAACAGCGACTCCTAGAAATTGCCAATAAATGCCCTGTGCACAAAACCTTAGAATCCGTTTCTAAGATTGATACCCAAATCAACTCAAAATACTAG
- the egtB gene encoding ergothioneine biosynthesis protein EgtB, translating into MDSVTVADNTEIIRRFKKVRARTEELCSPLGVEDFIPQPAVFVSPAKWHIAHTTWFFEEFVLSKFKKGYTRFHKDFAFLFNSYYNSVGERLERDNRGLLTRPRLELVFDYRKSVDQEIVSLLQNTDRQELINTIELGLQHEQQHQELLITDLKYIFSQNPIYPTYHKDYYWEKIVEPSQPDVLIEEGVYNIGYEGKDFSFDNEHGKHKVYINPVEISGNLVSNQEFIEFIESGGYDKSEFWLDEGWAFIQENSCKLPLYWKKEDGNYFQYTLNGLQEVNPKAVLMHINYFEAVAYANYKGHRLCTEFEWEVASEELNWGTVWEWTQSAYLPYPNYKKPAGAIGEYNGKFMVNQMVLRGASVATAKGHSRNTYRNFFHPQYSWQVAGIRLAKEI; encoded by the coding sequence ATGGACTCAGTGACAGTTGCAGATAATACCGAAATCATTAGGCGATTTAAAAAAGTTAGGGCGAGAACCGAGGAATTATGCTCTCCACTTGGAGTGGAGGATTTTATTCCGCAACCCGCTGTATTTGTAAGCCCGGCAAAGTGGCACATAGCGCATACAACTTGGTTTTTCGAAGAGTTTGTCCTAAGCAAGTTTAAAAAAGGTTACACGAGATTTCACAAGGACTTTGCTTTTCTTTTTAACTCGTATTACAATTCGGTAGGTGAGCGCTTAGAAAGAGACAACAGGGGATTGCTAACACGCCCCAGACTTGAGTTGGTTTTTGATTACAGAAAATCCGTAGATCAAGAAATAGTCAGCCTTCTTCAAAATACAGATAGACAGGAACTTATTAATACAATTGAGCTTGGTTTACAACACGAGCAACAGCACCAAGAACTGTTAATTACCGACCTTAAGTATATTTTTTCGCAGAACCCAATTTATCCAACCTACCACAAGGATTATTATTGGGAAAAAATAGTGGAGCCGAGTCAGCCAGATGTATTGATAGAGGAAGGTGTTTATAACATAGGATATGAAGGTAAAGACTTTAGCTTTGATAATGAACATGGTAAGCATAAAGTGTACATCAATCCGGTAGAGATTTCAGGGAATTTAGTATCCAATCAAGAGTTTATAGAATTTATTGAATCTGGAGGTTATGATAAATCAGAGTTTTGGCTGGATGAAGGGTGGGCCTTTATCCAAGAAAATAGTTGTAAACTCCCTTTATACTGGAAAAAGGAGGATGGAAACTATTTCCAGTACACACTAAACGGTTTACAGGAAGTAAACCCTAAGGCCGTCTTAATGCATATTAACTATTTCGAGGCAGTAGCATATGCCAACTATAAAGGACATAGATTATGTACGGAATTTGAATGGGAAGTTGCCAGTGAAGAACTAAACTGGGGTACGGTTTGGGAGTGGACGCAAAGTGCTTATTTACCCTATCCTAATTACAAAAAACCAGCTGGTGCCATAGGTGAGTACAACGGGAAATTTATGGTAAACCAAATGGTGTTAAGAGGTGCTTCCGTGGCAACGGCAAAGGGGCACTCCAGAAATACCTACCGAAATTTTTTTCATCCCCAATACAGTTGGCAAGTAGCGGGTATAAGACTAGCAAAGGAGATTTAA
- a CDS encoding L-histidine N(alpha)-methyltransferase, whose translation MSSFELDVLQGLKATPKYLPSKYFYDHKGDELFIKIMNSPEYYLTDCEFEILSEQAKDILSPFEGLEYFEIIELGAGNGKKTVELLRGLNTKKFTYKPVDISSNALELLSKRLKRELPQVRCEPEQGEYFKVLESLRGKHPKLVLFLGSNLGNMVDERAASFLGALSQVLNSGDRVLLGLDLIKSREIVLPAYNDKNGYTAAFNLNLLKRINKELLGDFQLDKFVHSPEYDEVSGLAKSYLTSTENQVVSLNKPGVQISFQKGERVFMEVSRKYNDQILKTLLTRTQLLIEERFLDSRKYFCDYLLARI comes from the coding sequence ATGAGCAGTTTTGAATTGGATGTATTACAGGGGCTAAAGGCAACTCCCAAATATTTACCCTCCAAATATTTTTATGATCATAAAGGTGATGAACTCTTTATAAAAATTATGAATTCACCCGAGTATTACCTTACCGATTGTGAGTTTGAAATTCTTTCTGAACAAGCAAAAGATATACTATCACCCTTCGAAGGTTTAGAATACTTTGAAATTATAGAATTAGGAGCAGGTAATGGCAAGAAAACCGTAGAACTTCTCAGGGGGTTAAATACTAAAAAGTTCACTTATAAACCCGTGGACATCAGCTCTAACGCCCTAGAACTACTCTCTAAACGACTAAAAAGAGAATTACCTCAAGTTCGATGTGAACCTGAACAAGGGGAATACTTTAAGGTGCTCGAGAGCCTTAGAGGAAAACACCCAAAACTTGTGCTGTTTCTTGGCTCTAACCTAGGGAATATGGTGGATGAAAGAGCGGCCTCTTTTCTTGGGGCCCTGTCTCAGGTGCTAAATTCGGGGGATAGGGTTTTGCTTGGGCTAGATCTGATAAAATCAAGAGAAATCGTTCTTCCAGCCTACAATGACAAAAATGGATATACTGCAGCATTTAACTTAAACCTTCTTAAAAGGATTAATAAGGAACTGTTAGGGGACTTCCAGCTTGATAAATTTGTTCATTCTCCAGAGTATGATGAGGTTTCAGGGCTTGCCAAAAGTTATCTTACGAGTACTGAAAATCAGGTGGTAAGCCTTAACAAACCAGGAGTTCAAATATCCTTTCAAAAGGGGGAGAGGGTATTCATGGAAGTTTCTAGAAAATACAATGACCAAATTTTGAAAACCCTACTAACGAGAACTCAGTTGCTCATTGAAGAACGATTTTTAGATAGTAGAAAATACTTCTGCGATTATCTTCTCGCTAGAATCTAA
- a CDS encoding aminotransferase class V-fold PLP-dependent enzyme: protein MITDTLNYEFLALKSCTYLNTPATGLVSKEAREEQQNYLRNFDRQGSTYIDELEYPFKSDLKNKIATYFGCHFGQIGLVPSFSAGINYLLSGLYSLESVAYLKTDYPSLTLPLSLGTYNSIEIAPNEDGFYSEEKIITQCVETGVRFLFLSHVQYNSGQKLDIEFIGAKLKAHEIFIIVDSTQSAGNSDFNFSKSNISCAIMSCYKWLNAGFGSGIILAKESFLSALDIKTGGFTAVLWKENSNTVDRGLAQLQPGHVAPFALTGLSSALDMHLKLKESNAHLIGKNLLSQFFESFPQIENIVGNPDNDSYANFCCIRDKERKLSGKLTNKNIVHTYRNGVVRLGFHFYNTEEDVEILINAISS, encoded by the coding sequence ATGATAACCGATACCCTCAACTACGAATTTCTTGCCTTAAAATCCTGCACTTATCTTAACACACCAGCAACTGGATTAGTCTCCAAGGAAGCAAGAGAAGAACAACAGAATTACCTCCGCAATTTCGACAGGCAAGGCTCAACCTATATCGATGAACTTGAGTACCCTTTTAAATCTGATCTCAAAAACAAAATTGCAACTTATTTTGGGTGCCATTTTGGCCAAATAGGTCTAGTTCCTAGCTTTTCAGCAGGTATTAACTATTTACTTTCTGGTCTATACTCTCTGGAAAGCGTTGCCTATCTCAAAACCGATTACCCATCCCTAACACTACCACTTTCTTTAGGCACCTATAACTCAATAGAAATTGCACCCAATGAAGATGGTTTTTATTCAGAAGAAAAAATCATAACGCAATGTGTGGAGACAGGAGTTAGGTTCTTGTTCCTAAGTCACGTGCAATACAATTCCGGACAGAAGTTAGATATAGAATTCATTGGAGCGAAATTGAAGGCCCATGAAATATTCATAATTGTAGACAGCACCCAATCAGCGGGAAACTCCGATTTCAATTTTTCAAAAAGCAACATTTCCTGTGCTATCATGAGCTGCTATAAATGGTTAAATGCAGGTTTTGGCTCGGGAATTATCCTTGCCAAGGAATCATTTTTAAGTGCCTTAGATATTAAAACAGGTGGCTTTACTGCCGTACTCTGGAAAGAGAATTCCAATACCGTTGACAGAGGCTTGGCACAATTACAACCGGGACATGTGGCTCCTTTTGCTTTAACCGGCCTCAGCAGTGCACTGGACATGCATTTAAAGCTTAAAGAAAGTAACGCTCATCTAATAGGCAAAAATTTGCTTTCTCAGTTTTTTGAGAGCTTTCCTCAAATAGAAAATATTGTCGGGAACCCTGATAATGACTCCTATGCCAACTTTTGTTGTATCCGAGATAAAGAGAGAAAACTGTCAGGGAAATTAACCAACAAGAACATTGTTCATACCTACAGAAATGGTGTTGTTAGGTTAGGGTTTCATTTTTACAACACCGAAGAGGACGTGGAAATTCTGATTAATGCCATCTCGAGTTAG